One genomic region from Camelus dromedarius isolate mCamDro1 chromosome 17, mCamDro1.pat, whole genome shotgun sequence encodes:
- the C17H3orf84 gene encoding uncharacterized protein C3orf84 homolog has protein sequence MQSALVGSWHNNGFYGHYRGQFKGESSREYRLAAKPQPPAVFLQRCQEPAQQHFFSKHDNRTSFDRGPYCLLQGIGRRKDLERLWQQHTFLRWAPCELELRQQRPLESSYQADFRSGPGLSELPQRLVHFVQIQPPRICTTYQQNFCQPSRGGHCGSDNMGPQARVTDTLPNLPGTPRPKLLQHYLHAGVSECLNWSRTLNKDS, from the exons ATGCAAAGTGCTTTAGTAGGCTCCTGG CACAACAATGGCTTCTATGGGCACTACAGAGGCCAATTCAAGGGTGAAAGTTCTCGAGAATACCGCCTTGCAGCCAAGCCCCAGCCTCCAGCAGTGTTCCTGCAGCGATGTCAG GAGCCAGCACAGCAACATTTCTTCTCCAAGCATGACAACCGTACTTCCTTCGACAGA GGCCCTTATTGCCTGCTCCAGGGAATTGGAAGGCGGAAAGACCTGGAGCGCCTGTGGCAACAGCACACCTTCCTGCGCTGGGCACCCTGTGAGCTGGAGTTGCGCCAACAGCGGCCCCTCGAATCCTCCTACCAGGCTGATTTCCGGTCAGGGCCAGGACTCAGTGAACTCCCCCAGCGCCTTGTCCACTTTGTACAGATCCAGCCTCCCCGTATCTGCACCACTTACCAGCAGAATTTCTGCCAGCCATCCCGGGGTGGCCATTGTGGCAGTGACAACATGGGGCCCCAGGCCCGGGTCACTGACACATTGCCTAACCTCCCAGGGACCCCAAGACCCAAGCTGCTGCAGCATTACCTTCATGCTGGGGTCTCCGAGTGTCTAAACTGGTCCAGAACATTAAACAAGGACAGCTGA
- the KLHDC8B gene encoding kelch domain-containing protein 8B has product MATGGGRAFAWQVFPPMPTCRVYSTVAYQDGHLLVLGGCGQAGLPLNTAETLDMVSHTWLALAPLPTARAGAAAVVLGKQVLVVGGVDEGQSPVAAVEAFLADEGRWERRATLPQAAMGVATVERDGMVYALGGMGPDTAPQAQVRVYEPRRDCWLSLPSMPTPCYGASTFLHGNKIYVLGGRQGKLPVTAFEAFDLEARTWTRHPSLPSRRAFAGCAMAEGSVFSLGGLQQPGPHNFYSRPHFVNTVEMFDLEHGSWTKLPRSLRMRDKRADFVVGSLGDHIVAIGGLGNQPCPLGSVEGFSLTRRRWEALPAMPTARCSCSSLQAGPRLFAIGGVAQGPSQAVEALCLRDGV; this is encoded by the exons ATGGCTACTGGAGGTGGCCGAGCCTTTGCTTGGCAGGTGTTCCCCCCCATGCCCACCTGCCGGGTATATAGCACAGTGGCATACCAGGATGGGCATCTGCTAGTGTTGGGGGGCTGTGGCCAGGCTGGACTGCCCCTGAACACTGCCGAGACACTGGACATGGTCTCGCATACATGGCTGGCACTGGCGCCCCTGCCCACTGCCCGggctggtgcagctgctgtggtaCTGGGCAAGCAGGTGCTAGTGGTGGGCGGTGTGGATGAAGGCCAGAGCCCAGTAGCTGCTGTGGAGGCCTTTCTGGCTGACGAGGGCCGCTGGGAGCGCCGGGCCACCCTCCCTCAGGCAGCCATGGGGGTTGCGACTGTGGAGAGAG ATGGTATGGTGTATGCTCTGGGGGGAATGGGCCCTGATACGGCTCCCCAGGCCCAGGTTCGGGTGTATGAACCCAGACGGGACTGCTGGCTTTCACTGCCCTCGATGCCAACACCCTGCTATGGGGCCTCCACATTTCTGCATGGGAACAAGATCTATGTCCTGG GGGGCCGCCAGGGCAAGCTCCCAGTGACTGCTTTTGAGGCCTTTGATCTGGAGGCCCGTACCTGGACCCGACACCCAAGCCTGCCTAGCCGCCGGGCCTTTGCTGGCTGCGCCATGGCCGAAGGCAGCGTCTTTAGCCTGGGTGGCCTGCAGCAGCCTGGGCCTCACAATTTCTACTCCCGCCCACACTTTGTCAACACTGTGGAGATGTTTGACCTGGAGCATG GGTCCTGGACCAAGCTGCCCCGAAGCCTGCGCATGAGGGATAAGAGGGCCGACTTTGTGGTTGGCTCCCTTGGGGACCATATCGTGGCCATTGGGGGCCTAG GAAACCAGCCGTGCCCTCTAGGCTCTGTGGAGGGCTTCAGCCTAACACGGCGGCGCTGGGAGGCACTGCCTGCCATGCCTACGGCCCGCTGCTCCTGTTCTAGTCTGCAGGCTGGGCCCCGGCTGTTTGCCATCGGGGGTGTGGCCCAGGGTCCCAGTCAAGCTGTGGAGGCATTGTGTCTGCGTGATGGAGTCTGA
- the CCDC71 gene encoding coiled-coil domain-containing protein 71 has protein sequence MSVVVQHVEEKAVHSWSRISTAGKKALEEALLVFNPMSQDLSATEAQLVAFLQGLRDDGFQPTILRSGDVYGYSSCTASPPSQTKLQARAPTAAATSPPASAPQTAMQLPAGQATLLPMPLSGRLAKASTPALAKHATANLLLSSLKQSSASRARGAAVGFPTHLYPGVYPAMRLSVVLEALVPLKTPVPCLSAKHKAQSLQLSLADSPLKLKKGPGKRLGNSQPKAPRKATNKGPKCLTQRGPRAGPRQGTGPQSKTYKATTSLSGQQMKGGSALGIKTAQAKAARAQSKVARTQAKAAKAQEKAKAARIKAKAKAKAARIKAKAKAKAARIKAKAKAVRAKAKAKAVRARSKAKAVRARAKAKAVRARAKVARTQPRGRGRPKGSVQARTARRGRKSCPESVGQKRKRAEEAKDLPPRKRTRLGPRSPKVWRGPGTAKLLKLQAIKVDRHSSDDEVRQQAQRILCVNLSPVIRLQPLLPYSASFI, from the coding sequence ATGAGCGTGGTGGTGCAGCATGTGGAGGAGAAAGCTGTGCACTCCTGGTCGCGGATCTCCACAGCAGGGAAGAAGGCGCTGGAGGAGGCGCTGCTTGTCTTTAACCCCATGAGCCAGGATCTCAGTGCCACAGAGGCTCAGCTTGTGGCCTTCCTGCAAGGCCTGCGAGATGATGGCTTCCAACCTACCATCCTGCGCAGTGGTGATGTCTATGGCTATAGTTCATGCACAGCTAGTCCTCCAAGCCAGACAAAGCTGCAGGCTCGTGCCCCTACTGCAGCTGCCACATCACCTCCAGCCAGTGCTCCCCAAACTGCCATGCAACTGCCTGCAGGCCAGGCCACACTGCTCCCCATGCCACTGTCTGGCAGGCTGGCCAAAGCGTCCACACCAGCCCTTGCCAAACATGCTACTGCCAACCTGCTACTGAGCTCCCTGAAACAGTCAAGTGCCAGCCGTGCCCGGGGTGCGGCAGTGGGCTTTCCCACCCACCTCTATCCAGGTGTCTACCCTGCCATGCGGCTCTCCGTTGTCCTTGAGGCCCTGGTTCCACTCAAGACTCCCGTGCCCTGCTTGAGTGCCAAGCACAAGGCACAGTCACTGCAGCTCTCACTTGCAGACTCTCCCCTGAAGCTGAAGAAAGGtccagggaagaggctggggaaTTCCCAGCCCAAAGCTCCCAGAAAAGCCACAAACAAGGGCCCCAAGTGTCTGACTCAAAGAGGCCCCAGGGCTGGACCCAGACAAGGCACTGGGCCCCAAAGCAAGACCTACAAAGCCACCACGTCCCTCAGTGGCCAGCAAATGAAAGGTGGCTCTGCCCTGGGCATCAAAACGGCCCAGGCCAAAGCTGCCCGTGCCCAGTCCAAGGTGGCTCGAACACAGGCCAAAGCTGCCAAGGCCCAGGAAAAGGCCAAGGCAGCACGGATCAAGGCCAAGGCCAAAGCCAAGGCAGCACGGATCAAGGCCAAGGCCAAAGCCAAGGCAGCACGGATCAAAGCCAAAGCCAAGGCAGTGCGGGCCAAGGCCAAAGCCAAGGCAGTGCGGGCCAGGTCCAAAGCCAAGGCAGTGCGGGCCAGGGCCAAAGCCAAGGCAGTGCGGGCCAGGGCCAAGGTGGCTCGGACCCAgcccaggggcagaggcaggccaAAAGGATCTGTTCAGGCCAGGACTGCAAGGAGGGGCCGGAAGAGCTGCCCTGAGTCTGTGgggcagaagaggaaaagggctgaGGAGGCAAAGGATCTTCCTCCCCGAAAGAGAACACGGCTTGGGCCCCGATCCCCTAAGGTGTGGCGAGGACCTGGAACAGCAAAGCTACTGAAACTCCAGGCCATCAAGGTAGACAGGCATTCTTCAGATGATGAGGTGCGTCAGCAGGCTCAACGGATCCTCTGTGTGAACCTTTCCCCTGTAATACGGCTCCAACCATTGCTGCCATACTCAgcatccttcatatag